From Vicia villosa cultivar HV-30 ecotype Madison, WI unplaced genomic scaffold, Vvil1.0 ctg.001841F_1_1, whole genome shotgun sequence:
taaaactacgcgatagactgtgcacttgcagttataaTCACAGATATACCCACtttgtcgcgatcaagtttttggcgccgttgtcggggactaaTTTAGTCGATATCGTAATTAACTGTTACGTTGTAAAGAATAAGGCAACTTAATTACTCTAATTCCCTTTGTGCATGCCAAATACTCGCTCTCGAAGTGAAGACTTAGTGCTGCCAATTCCCGAACCGGAGCGTTCTATCACTGTATCACGTCGATTACGACGAACTCGCACTCTTGTTCCTAATCCtacttctgaaccagttgaagaaTCAACCATGGGAGAACAACCACGTCCTCTCAATTCGTATGCCATTCCTTCGCAAGCTGAACCACACAATAGCATTGCCGCCCTTGctattgaggcgaacaatttcgagcTAAAACCGTCTTTGTTGTCAGTTGTacaataaaatcaattttctggaaattcgACGGAAGACcctaatcttcatttttcagtgTTCTTGCAATACACAGACACTGTAAAAGCAAATGGTGTCAGTTCGGAAGCTATCCGACTGCGccgcctttttcctttttcactaAGGGATAGAGCTAGAGCTTGGCTCCAGTCTTTACCCGCAAATTCTGTCACGACCTGGAATGAACTTAAGAAAGTCTTCCTGGCACGATATTTTCCACCTAGTAAGACTGCCATGCTAAGAGCCCAGATCAATGGGTTTAGACAAAAAGACAACGAGTCCTTATTCGAAGCGTGGGAGAGGTACAAGGACATGCCGAGACTCTGTCCACATCACGGTTTAGAACAATGGTTAATTATCCATACCTTCTACAATAGTCTCCTCTATAACACGAGACTTACAATTGACGCCGCCGCAGGTGGCACACTGATGGACAAAGAATATGCCGATGCCTACGCACTTATCGAGAGTATGGCTCAAAACCATTATCAATGGGGACGCGAGAGAACTCAGCCAGAGAAAACTTCTGAAGAGAAATCTTCAACGAAGAGTGGTATGTACGAGATAAGTAGCCTCGATCACGTTAACGCCAAGGTCGATGCCCTAACTCAGAAGATCGAAAACCTCACTGTAGCACCTGTAGCCGCCGTGGCTGCTGTTTCCCCAAATTGTGAAATATGCGGGATGTCTGGACACGCTGCCCTCGAGTGCCATCTTTTGGCAGGAGTTTCCCTCGAaccagtaaactatgctcaaggaaaccctaaCTCAAACACATAAAACCCAGGATGGAAAAATCACCCTAACTTCTCATACAAGAACAATAATGCTTTGTACGCGCCTGGTCAAGCACCCAGTGTACCACCTGGATATCAAAAGGCACCCTTCGCTGCTCCTAATGTCCCCAGGAAGTCTAACTTAGAATTAATGATGGAAAATTTCATAGCCACTCAAACTCAGACTAATAAGGATTTCCTAAACCAAAACGTGCACACTAATGAGCAAATCAAACAGTTAGCGACTAAAGTAGACGCGTTGGCCACTCACAACAAGATGCTTGAGACACAAATCTCTCTAGTTgcacaacaacaagcacctactgccgcACCTGCTAGGACATTTCCTGGACAACCACAACCGAATCCAAAAGGACATGCTCATGCTATTATTCTGCGAAGTGGTAGAGAGATGGACGAACCGACTGACCCTAGGCTTAAAAACCCTGATATGTTCCAAATCTCTGATAAGACAACTGAGGAGGAAAGTAGACCCAAGGATAAACCAAGTAACCCGAAAGAGAAAGAGGACAAGGAAGGCGAGACGGAGGAAAAAGAAGCGCCATACATACCTCCACCACCTTATAAACCACCTATCCCGTACCCTCAAAGGTTCGAGAAATCTAAAAGCATAGGGCAGTTTAAGAAATTTGTCGAACTTCTTAAACAGTTAAACATTACAATTCCGTTTACAGAAGCCATTACCAAAATGCCCTCATATGCTAAGTTCCTAAAAGAAATATTATCGAATAAGAAGAAAATAGAAGACAACGAGACCGTAACACTCACTACCGAATGTAGTgcgataattcaaaataaaatgccaCCTAAGCTAAAAGACCCAGGAAGTTTCTCCATACCTTGCAATATAGGAAAATTTGTCATAGACAAAGCTTTGTGTGACTTAGGAGCTAGTATTAGCCTAATGCCTCTGTCCATTTGCGAGAAACTTAACATGGGAGACCTAAGACCAACCAAGATGTTAGTACAACTTGCAGACCGTTCTGTTAAGTATCCTGTAGGTGTTCTTGAAAGCATACCCGTCCGCATCGGATAATTCTACATTCCTACGGATTTCATAATTATGGACATAAAGGAAGACGTCAATACCCCTATAATCTTAAGAAGACCCTTTCTAGCTACCGCTGGAGCTATTATAGACGTGAAGAAAGGCAAGTTGACATTCGAAGTAGGTGAGGAAAAGGTCGAGTTTATTCAAACACAATTCCTTCAAGCCCCAGCTATAGAAGATACATGCTATCTGGTGGACGTTATTGATGGATGTGTAAGAGAGATAGGATTATCAGAAGAATATTACTCTGAAGTTATAAAGATTCCGATGCCCCAGATTTTCGAAGATGACAATTGGCGTCCGGAATATCGAGATGATAGTTTAAGCaaatgcttagctttaacactTAACCCTATGCCTTGCCCTAAGAAACCAACCTTGGACCTTAAACCGTTACCCAAGACTCTTAGGTATGAATACCTAGACGATGAGCTCAAAAGACCAGTAATAGTTAACGCAGAGCTAGGAGCCACAGAGACCGAGAAGCTATTACAAGTGTTAAGGAAGTATCCATCTGTGTTAGGATATAACATTGCTGATTTGAAGGGAATAAGTCCTTCCATACGTATGCATCGCGTCATGTTGGAAGAAGAttgcaaaacctctagggaacatcaaagaaggattaaCCCTATCCTGAGCACAGTAGTTAAAGATGAAGTTACCAAACTTTTGAATGTCGGAATTATATATCCAATCTCTGAAAGTCAGTGGGTAAGTCAGTGGGTAAGTCAGGCGAA
This genomic window contains:
- the LOC131636832 gene encoding uncharacterized protein LOC131636832, with protein sequence MENFIATQTQTNKDFLNQNVHTNEQIKQLATKVDALATHNKMLETQISLVAQQQAPTAAPARTFPGQPQPNPKGHAHAIILRSGREMDEPTDPRLKNPDMFQISDKTTEEESRPKDKPSNPKEKEDKEGETEEKEAPYIPPPPYKPPIPYPQRFEKSKSIGQFKKFVELLKQLNITIPFTEAITKMPSYAKFLKEILSNKKKIEDNETVTLTTECSAIIQNKMPPKLKDPGSFSIPCNIGKFVIDKALCDLGASISLMPLSICEKLNMGDLRPTKMLVQLADRSVKYPVGVLESIPVRIG